In the genome of Candidatus Eisenbacteria bacterium, one region contains:
- a CDS encoding 4Fe-4S binding protein: protein MPYVITEPCLGVTDKSCVEVCPVDCIHPGENQLFINPDECIECAACEPACPVNAIFLDVDVPDKWKDFIQKNADFYQKKPQP from the coding sequence ATGCCCTACGTGATCACCGAACCCTGTCTCGGGGTGACTGATAAGTCCTGCGTGGAGGTCTGCCCGGTGGACTGCATTCACCCCGGGGAGAACCAGCTGTTCATCAACCCGGACGAGTGCATCGAGTGCGCGGCCTGCGAGCCGGCCTGCCCGGTGAACGCGATCTTTCTGGACGTGGATGTGCCCGACAAGTGGAAGGACTTCATCCAGAAGAACGCGGACTTCTATCAGAAGAAGCCGCAGCCTTAG
- a CDS encoding SDR family oxidoreductase, protein MKPFAGKVAFVTGGTRGIGLATAREFARRGADVAISFFTNRTHAQNAQKELESYGVRVALLRGNVGNPEHVEQMFKNLEEKLGRLDFYVANAAMGVMKPLEELTLADWDRTMEVNVRSLMQAGQLSLKLMKKHGQGGRIVAISSMGAVRYIPNYAALGSAKAAIESLVRFLAVEFAPHKVLVNCVHAGMVDTDSLKRFQDREALLQDNLRRTPMGRLGTPEDIARTVAMLCGEEAGWIVGQSVVVDGGFSVNG, encoded by the coding sequence GTGAAACCCTTCGCGGGCAAGGTCGCCTTCGTCACCGGGGGCACCCGGGGCATCGGGCTGGCGACCGCCCGGGAGTTTGCCCGTCGCGGCGCGGACGTGGCCATCTCGTTCTTCACCAACCGCACCCACGCCCAGAACGCTCAGAAGGAGTTGGAGTCCTACGGGGTCCGGGTGGCCCTGCTGCGCGGCAACGTGGGCAATCCCGAGCACGTGGAACAGATGTTCAAGAACCTCGAGGAGAAGCTCGGGCGCCTGGACTTCTACGTGGCCAACGCCGCCATGGGAGTGATGAAGCCCCTCGAAGAGCTGACCCTGGCCGACTGGGACCGCACCATGGAAGTGAACGTGCGTTCCCTGATGCAGGCCGGCCAGCTCTCTCTGAAGCTGATGAAGAAGCACGGCCAGGGCGGACGGATCGTGGCCATCTCCAGCATGGGCGCGGTGCGCTACATCCCCAACTACGCCGCCCTGGGCTCCGCCAAGGCGGCCATCGAGTCGCTGGTCCGCTTCCTGGCGGTGGAGTTCGCGCCCCACAAGGTCTTAGTGAACTGCGTGCACGCCGGCATGGTGGACACCGACTCGCTCAAGCGCTTCCAGGACCGCGAGGCGCTGCTGCAGGACAACCTGCGCCGCACCCCGATGGGCCGCCTCGGCACCCCCGAGGACATTGCCCGGACCGTGGCGATGCTGTGCGGCGAGGAAGCCGGATGGATCGTGGGGCAGAGCGTGGTGGTGGACGGGGGGTTTTCGGTTAATGGGTGA
- a CDS encoding WYL domain-containing protein produces the protein MAARRRTVPTVEDFLRLRDGYLADIDAAGMLGVEELRERRRKAYFDLLERVPMRLRRALQDQVMWSCFGIRPPKLPAVLRRIQHAVDERLCLDADYFSAYTRTRRQRILHPHRILCAPLADYLFARDPKRPELTTYRVDRILGFEVTAEHFKRSPHIEWEDYIRPDLFARQELAFNLRMRFRGKAAAEVKRNRARFKGARAQADGSVTHVFRAASDAYYIHQALTLWRWDAEVLSPETSAEAFRTAVKALPEPPPKDFVKWSRTLE, from the coding sequence ATGGCCGCGCGCCGCCGCACCGTCCCCACCGTCGAGGATTTCCTGAGATTGCGCGACGGGTACCTGGCCGACATTGACGCGGCCGGCATGCTCGGCGTGGAGGAATTGCGCGAGCGGCGCCGCAAGGCCTACTTCGACCTGCTGGAGAGGGTCCCCATGCGCCTGCGGCGCGCGCTGCAGGACCAGGTGATGTGGTCGTGCTTCGGCATCCGCCCGCCCAAGCTTCCGGCGGTGCTGCGCAGGATCCAGCACGCCGTTGACGAGCGCCTGTGCCTGGACGCCGACTACTTCTCGGCCTACACCCGCACCCGGCGCCAGCGCATCCTGCACCCGCATCGCATCCTGTGCGCGCCGCTGGCGGACTACCTGTTCGCGCGCGATCCGAAGCGGCCCGAGCTCACCACCTACCGCGTGGACCGCATCCTCGGCTTCGAGGTGACGGCGGAGCACTTCAAGCGCTCCCCGCACATCGAGTGGGAGGACTACATCCGCCCCGACCTCTTCGCGCGCCAGGAACTCGCCTTCAATCTGCGCATGCGCTTCCGCGGAAAGGCCGCGGCCGAGGTGAAGCGCAACCGCGCGCGGTTCAAGGGCGCCCGGGCCCAGGCCGACGGCAGCGTCACCCACGTCTTCCGCGCCGCCAGCGACGCCTACTACATCCACCAGGCGCTCACTCTGTGGCGCTGGGACGCCGAGGTGCTTTCGCCCGAGACGTCCGCGGAGGCCTTCCGCACAGCCGTGAAGGCGCTTCCGGAGCCGCCGCCGAAGGACTTCGTGAAGTGGTCGCGCACGCTGGAATAG